In a genomic window of Rhododendron vialii isolate Sample 1 chromosome 12a, ASM3025357v1:
- the LOC131310552 gene encoding protein BIG GRAIN 1-like E, translating into MLAMSTTEFSDPNKIYKNPLHWRKDSSELDVFEAAMYFSGATEVYSCRGGIISLQVPALRNASLSNSQTQVMEKPVVTKEETKSNYKQPNSPGGRIAHFLNSLFNQTGSKKKKKKSKSTTTQSMKDHEFDESSPGGRRKSRSSTSTSHFGSAPIEDPKPVSNSGFRTPPPYSITPTKAYKDLRSYSDHKPIYLQKITDQYPCLDGKLNLPHAWPEKFKKSGKDGIWDGKCQTENKESRKLDDPVDDDGAGSDSSSDLFELENFDLGFYSSSGLPVYETTHVDSIKRGAPISNIGAI; encoded by the coding sequence ATGCTAGCCATGTCCACCACAGAATTTTCAGATCCAAATAAAATCTACAAGAATCCGCTGCACTGGAGAAAAGACTCCAGTGAGCTCGACGTGTTTGAGGCTGCAATGTACTTTTCTGGCGCCACCGAAGTTTACAGCTGTAGAGGTGGAATAATAAGCCTACAAGTCCCTGCACTGAGAAACGCATCACTTTCTAATTCCCAAACTCAGGTGATGGAGAAGCCAGTAGTGACCAAAGAGGAGACAAAGTCCAATTACAAGCAACCAAATTCCCCAGGTGGTAGAATCGCTCATTTCTTGAATTCCCTCTTCAACCAAACAGGttccaagaagaagaagaagaaatcaaagTCCACCACCACACAGTCAATGAAGGACCATGAATTTGATGAGAGCAGCCCGGGCGGACGGAGGAAAAGTAGGAGTAGCACTAGCACGAGCCATTTCGGGAGTGCCCCTATTGAGGACCCGAAACCCGTTTCAAATTCTGGCTTCAGGACACCTCCTCCATATTCAATCACACCCACAAAGGCATACAAGGATTTGAGAAGCTACTCAGATCACAAGCCCATTTATTTGCAGAAAATCACAGATCAGTACCCCTGTTTGGATGGGAAATTGAATTTGCCACATGCTTGGCCTGAGAAGTTCAAGAAATCTGGGAAAGATGGGATTTGGGATGGGAAGTGCCAAACAGAGAATAAGGAATCAAGGAAGTTGGATGATCCTGTGGATGATGATGGGGCAGGGAGTGATTCAAGCTCtgatctgtttgagttggaaaaCTTTGACTTGGGTTTCTATTCTTCAAGTGGTTTGCCAGTTTATGAGACCACCCATGTGGATAGCATCAAAAGAGGTGCCCCTATTTCCAATATTGGTGCAATATAG